GCGGCCTAGCAGCTTCGCATAATGTGAACCGGCCCAATAGATCTGCCCACAGTCGGCGCAGCGGCTGAATTCGTCGTAGTAGCGGCGGGTCAACGGCTCGAGCTGGTCGATCACCTCGTCCTTGGTGACCGGCGCCAGCGCGCCGTTGCACCGCACGCACCGGGTCAGCGGAGCCAGCCGCTCGCGCAGATCCAACCGCCGCAACACTTCCAGCGTCTGCTCTTCCGGGTCGTGGGCCCGCACGAACAGGCCATGGGTGATCGCGCGACGCTTCAATAGCGCACGGTCTCGAGTCAGCAGAATCCGCTGCTGGGCCAAGCTGATATCGGCCAAGGTGTCATCGTCGGCGTCGCCGGAGAACCACACGTCGAAGCCCAGCACCCGCAGCAACCGTGCGAGCCCACCCAGGTTGACGTCGACGACGAAGCGTGGATCGCGCAGCGGTTCCGGCCGCAGTCTGGTCGTCGACCCGATGTCGAGCGCCTCGAACACCGGGTAGGCGGCGATGCGGTCACCCGTTTGTGGGCGATGGGCGAAGTCGACCGGTTCGCCGTTGACCAGGATGAGGTCGACCTCGGTGTGCGGGATGCCCATGGCCTCCAGCACGTCCTTGACGGTCTGATGGCTGCGGAACGGCCGACGCAGCGTCAGACCACGCGACTGCGGGTCCAGGAAGTCGTTGAGCTCGGCGTATGCCCGCACCTCCACATAGCCGGCCATGCCCCATGCTCTCCCGCCGTCTCGACCAGGCGCAATCAGCTCACCCCAGGCCTGCGCCCGGCGCGGCACGGGTGCGGGTGATGACGGGCTGCTGATAGCCCGCCTCGTGCACCGCCCGCCGCACCGCCTCGGCGACGGCGTCGACGCGCTCGGCCGGCACCAAGGCGATCACGCAGCCGCCGAAGCCGCCGCCGGTCATCCGGGCCCCGAAAGCGCCGCCCTCGACGGCGGCGTCGGCGATGACATCGATGTGGTGGGTGGTGATTTCGAAGTCGTCGCGCATCGACGCATGCGAGGCGGTCAGGATGCGGCCGGCTTCGCCGAAATCCGAACCATTTAGTGCGGCGACGAAGTCGAGTACACGCTGGTTTTCGGTCAGCACGTGGCGGGCGCGGCGGGCGTCGACGGGTTCGGTGACGCTCGTCAGCGCTGACAAGTCGTCGACCTCACGCAGCGACGACACCCGCAGGTCCGCCGCGGCACGGTCGCAGGACGCGCGACGGGCGGCATATTCGCCGTCGGCGTGACTGTGCCGGGCCCGCGAGTCGATCAGTAGCAGCGCAACCCCGCACGCGTCGGGATCGAACGGCACCGGCCGCACCGTCAGAGCGCGAAAGTCGATCAGCAGCGCCGTCGACCGCTGCCCGAACAGCGCGGCCAGTTGGTCGAGTAAACCCGTTGGCGCGCCCACGTATTCGTTTTCGGCGCGCTGAGCAAGCTGGGCCTGCTCGATGCGCTCGATGCGGACATCGGCCGCTGACGTCAACGCGCCGAGCACCGCGCACCCCAAGGCCGCCGACGACGCCAGGCCCAACCCGATTTCGACATCGCTGGTGATCGACATGGCCCCGCCGGGCACGGGTGCCCGGCGGCGCGCAGCGCCCACACCACACCGGCCACATAGCCGCCCAGCCGCTCACCTCACCGGGTGCGGTGTCGAGCGGGATGCGCACCGTGCCGTCGGCGCGGTCGCTGCACACGGTGATCGCGTCGCTTTGCTGGGCCGTGAACGTCGCCACGGTGCGCTGCGGCAGCGCGATCGGCAGCGCGAATCCCAAGTTGTAGTCGGTGTGCTCGCCGATTAGGTTGATCCGTCCCGGCGCGGCGTATCGCACGCTCATGCCAGTTCTCGCAACCGCGCGGCGACGTCCTCGGGCGTCACGTCGCTGATGAACGCATCCATCGCCGACTCCGAGGCTGCCAGATATTTCAGCGCGGTCGCGCTGCGCCGGATTGACATCAACTCGACGTGGAAGTAGCCCTCCCGCTGGGCGTCGGTGTCGGAGAACTGGTGCAATGCCGACATGTACGGCAGCGGAGCAGAGTACATGCGGTCGAATCGACGCAGCACGTCAAGATAGAGCTGGGTGAACTCGTCGAGTTCGGCGGCGTCGAGTTCGATCAGGTTGTGCGCGAACCTGTTTGGGTAGATGTGCACCTCGACCGGCCAGCGCGCGGCGAACGGCACGAACGCGGTGAACAGCTCGGTGCGCGCGACGACCCGGCCGCCATCGGCTACCTCGCGTGCCAACAGGTCGTCAAACAGGTTGCTGCCGTGTTGTTTTCGATGCTGATCGGCCTGTTGGAGCATGGTCGCGGTGCGGGGGGTCAAGAACGGGTAGCCGTAGATCTGCCCGTGCGGATGGGTCAGTGTGACCCCGATTTCCTCGCCGCGGTTTTCGAAGCAGAACACCTGCTCGACCTCGGGACGGGCCATCAGCTCGGCTGTGCGGTGCCGCCACGCCTCGACGACGAGCCGGGCATGCGCGACGTCTAGCGCGGCGAAGGAGCCGGTGTGGTCGCTGGAAAAGCAGATCACCTCGCAGCGGCCATGCCCGGGCAGCGGCACGAACCCGTCGGGCGCCCGCGGTGCCGGGCCACCAGCACCGGACAGGCTGGGGAACCGGTTTTCGAACACCACGACGTCGTAATCGAGGGCGGGCACCTCGCTGGTGAGCCCGGTCGGACCCGGGCACAGCGGGCATTGATCGGGCGGCGGCTTGTAGGTGCGGTCTTGGCGCAGCGCCGCGATGATCACCCACTGCCCGGTTGTGCGGTCGAACCGCAGCTGCGAGGGGCACGGGTCGCGCGGGGCCAGGGGCCGACGGTCGGCGACCGGCGCCGGGGTGCGGCCGGGCAACGCGAAGAACAGCAGCTCACGGCCATCGGCCAGGGTGGCCCGCGTCGGCGCCGTCACGAACTCGAACCCTAATCGACCGCGGCGTTTCTGCGGCCAAGCCACGGGCAGTCACCATGGAACAGCGACAGCGAAGGAGGCGGTCTAGCGGTGCCCGATCTTTACCAGCGAGCACGTAACTGGCTGATCGGCTCAGATCCCGGATTGCTGCGGCTGCGGGCGGCCAGCCGGACCACGGCCGCGCTGGCCTGCGCCTTGGCGATCCTCTACGGGCTGAGCAGGGCGACCGGCCAGCCGGTGACGGTGGCGCTGCTCGGGGTGTTGATCACCATGGTGTCCGGCCGTGCCGTCAACGAACCGGGCCCGCGTCAGCAGAAGATCACGATGGCGCTGCTGCCGCTGCCGGCCGCGCTGGCCATCACGGTCGGCACGCTGCTGGCGCCGCACAAGGTGCTCAGCGACATCGTGTTCGTCGGGATCGTGTTCGCCGCGGTCTACCTCCGCCGCTTCGGCTCGCGGGGACGGGCGTTGGGGATGGTCATGTTCATGGCCTACTTCTTCACGTTGTTTCTGCGAGCCCAGTCCAGCGAGCTGCCCTGGATGATCGGCGCGGTCCTGGTGGGCGCCGCGTGCAGCCTGGTCATCACCGCCTACGCGTTTCCTGACCGGCCCGAACGCGTGCTGCAGGCGACGATGCGGTCCCTGCGGGCCCGGATGGCCATCGTCATCGACACCACCGCCGAGGCGTTGGCGGCCGGCCGGCTCGACGAACGGCGGCGACGGCGGCTGCGGGCCCGCATCGCGCGGCTCAACGAGACCGCGCTGATGGTGCAAAGCCAGATCGAAGACAAAGTCAACCCGGCCGCGCTGTGGCCCGGAGTCAGCGGCGACGACCTGGCGCTGTGGCTGTTCGACGCCGAACTGACCGTCGAACGGGTGGCCAGCGCCGGTGCGCGTGCGGCACTCGTGGCCGCGGACAACCCCGCCGCGATCACTCCCGCCACCCGCAGTCAGCTGGCCGACGCGCTGTCTCAACTCGCCCAGGCGATCCGGCTGCCGCAGCCGCAACGGCTGCAACGGGCCGCGCAACTGGCCCAGCCGCTGGCCGACCAACGCGGCGACGACCCCGGCGCGGTCGCGGTGCGCCGCCTCGCGCTGGCCATCATCGCCGCCGCCACGGCGGCCGCCGAAGTGCGTGCCCTGGTGCAGCACGGCGCGCGGCAGACCGCGGCCCCGTCGCGGCGGCGCCGGCCGATGACGGTCCTAGCCAACGCGGTCTGCAGCCGACGACACGGCAGGCGATTCAGGTCGCCGTGGCCGCCTCGTTGGCCATCGTCACCGGCGAGCTGGTGTCTCCCGCGCGCTGGTATTGGGCGGTGATCGCCGCGTTCGTGATCTTCGCCGGCACCAACTCCTGGGGTGAAACGCTTACCAAGGGCTGGCAGCGGCTGCTGGGCACCGGGCTCGGTGTGCCGTGCGGGGTGCTGATCGCCACGCTGGTGTCGGGCAATCGCGTGGTGTCGCTGGTCTTGATCTTCGTGTGCGTGTTCTGCGCGCTGTACTTCATGAAGGTCACTTACAGCCTGATGACCTTCTGGATCACCACGATGCTGGCGTTGTTGTACGGTCTGCTCGGCCAATTCAATTTCCAGCTGCTGATGCTGCGGATCGAAGAGACCGCGATCGGCGCCGCGATCGGGGTGGCCGTCGCAATCTTGGTGCTGCCCACCAACACTCGAACCGCGGTCCGCAACGATGCCCACGCCTTTTTCACCACGCTGTCGGAGCTGGTCGAGGCGTCAGTGTCGGCGATGTTTGGCCGCGACGGGCCGACGCCGACCGACAAGGCGCGCCAATTGGACCGCAACCTGCAGCAGTTCCGCGCCACTGCCAAGCCGGTGCTGGCCGGGGTGGCCGGCCTGTCCGGCGGCGCAGCATCCGGCGCGGTCTGCGGATGCTGACCGCGTGCGACCGCTACGGGCGAACCCTGGCCCGTAGCAGCGAACGAGTCGACCATGTTCCCGACGAGCTGGTCGACGCCGTGACCTCGGCCGCCGCGCAGATCCGTCGTAATATCGACGCGCTGGTCAACGCCCGCGACGGCGCGACCACCGTTGTTCCGGCCACCGACCATCTCGACGACGCGGAAAACCTTGCGCGCCAACTGAACAGCGAGAGTGGCCGACTGCTGGGCGCCTTGCAGGCGCTCCGCCAAATCGACCGAACCGTGGCCAGCACCGCCGTCGACCTCGGCGCCCGCGACGGTGCGGCGCTAACAGCCTCGAACTGAAATAGCAACGGCCACAGTCCGGCTTGGCCACGTCGATGACCGTCAGCCGGTGGTGTGGACGATCAGCACGTCGCTTTTGGCCCTGCGAGAGACGCTGCCGGGCACCGAGAACAGCCGCCCAAGGATCGCCGATCGCGCATCGAGCCCGACATTGCCGACCACCAGCAGATCGGCGTTGGCTTCCGCGGCGACGTCCACCAGGGCATCCACCGGCGCATCCTCGATCGATCGTTCCTCGATGGTCTTGGCTCCGGCGAGCTTGGCCCGGCTGCGGGCGTCGCGCAGGATCGCGTAGATCGGCGCGTTGCCCCGGACCAGGTAAGCCTCGTCTTTGAGGATGTCGGCCGCGCGTGGATCTTCTTCTTGCGGAAAGTAGCCCGTCGTAATGATCAGCTTGGCGTTTGACTCGGCAGCGATCTGGGCTGCGCGCTCAACCGCACGCAACGACGTCGGCGAGCCGTCGGTGCCGACCACCACCGTCTGATAGGAGCTCATTCAACCTCCCCGCGCATCGACACCTCCTCGACGTCCAAGGACGTGGTTTCACGGTAGGCACCCGCCGATGCCGGCGGCCGTGAATGGTCCAACTGGTCCGACAGGGCCCTGATGCGAACTTGTTGCATGGGCAACCGCGTGTGCGATTGGGACCGTCGACGCCCAGCTGGCATCCTTTCAGTGTGCTTTTCGAGCTTGCCAGATCGCTAGTGCTGCTGCGGCATCGAGCGCGAAGGATACGTCAGGCGGCTTCACGCGCGAAACCCAAGGCGCCGGGGGCGGACAAGCCCGACGCCTCGTAGTCGCCGCCACGCCTCATCTACTCGCGTCGGGGATCGACGCCGGCGCGACGCGCCACCGCGGCATGCCTTGCGAACGCGCGGTGCGCCCGGTACACGAGCATGTCGGGTACAGCGGGCCAGGCGTCCGCGATCGCTTCGACCGATTCGATGATGGCGGGATGCAGGCCCGTGCGGCTGTGCGGCATGGCGCCGTTGTCGATGGCATCGCAGAGCAGCGCCACGAACGTCGTCCGCGCCTCGTGGAGGGTATTGGACTGTCGGTCGTCCCGACCCACGGTGTCCAGTCTGTGGCCCGTCCTACCGGTGGTGCAACAGCCGTCGGCAAACTGCCGATGCGTCTCGTGGTGGCAGGTCCAGGATTCGAACCTGGGTAGGCATACGCCGACGGATTTACAGTCCGCTCCCATTGGCCGCTCGGGCAACCTGCCCTCTGTGTTACGTCTAGCAGGGTACAACGGGGACGTAACCCGGACGCAAACGCCCAATATCGATGGGAAGGGGACCGATCCAATGGCGGATTCATCGTTCGACGTCGTCAGCAAGGTCGACCGCCAGGAGGTCGACAACGCGCTCAACCAGGCCGCCAAGGAGCTGGCAACCCGGTTCGACTTCCGCGGCACCGACACCAAGATCGCCTGGAAGGGCGACAACACCGTCGAGCTGACCAGCTCCACCGAGGAGCGCGTCAAGGCCGCCGTCGACGTCTTCAAGGAAAAGCTGATCCGCCGCGACATCTCCATGAAGGCCTTCGAGGCGGGCGAGCCCACCCAGTCGGGCAAGACCTACAAGGTCACCGGCACGATCAAGCAGGGCATCAGCAGCGAGAACGCCAAGAAGATCACCAAGCTCATCCGCGACGAGGGGCCCAAGAACGTCAAAACCCAGATCCAAGGCGACGAGGTGCGGGTGTCCAGCAAAAAGAAGGACGACCTGCAGGCCGTGATCGCAATGCTCAAGAAGGCCGACCTAGACGTGGCTTTGCAGTTCGTGAACTACCGGTAGCGCGCTGGCCCAATCAACCGGTGGGTGCCTAATGTGGTGGGCACCACTGTATCGCCGTGAAGCGAGGTTCGCGATGACCGTGACGCCGCAGCAGGCCGCCGACAGCGTAGGCGCACCGCAGGACGCCGGCTACTTCGACGTGGTGATCATCGGCGCGGGCATCTCGGGGCTGGGCGCGGCCTACCGCATCAGCGAGCGCAACCCCGGCATCCGCTATGTCATCCTGGAGCGGCGCGCACAGATCGGCGGCACCTGGGACCTGTTCCGCTACCCCGGTGTGCGCTCGGACAGCAGCATCTTCACGCTGTCGTTCCCCTACGAGCCGTGGACCCGGAAAGAAGGTGTGGCCGACGGCGTGCACATTCGCGAGTACCTGGCCGCAACCGCGCGCAAGTACGGCATCGACCGCCACATCCGGTTCAACAGCTATGTGCGCGCAGCAGACTGGGATTCGACGACCGACACCTGGACGATTACCGCCGAACAGGACGGCACGCCCGCGACGTACCGGGCCCGGTTCGTGTTCTTCGGGTCCGGCTACTACAACTACGACGAGGGCTACACTCCCGAATTCCCCGGCATCGAGCAGTTCAGCGGCACCGTCGTGCACCCGCAGCACTGGCCCGAGGACCTGGACTACACCGGCAAGAAGATGGTGGTGATCGGCAGCGGGGCAACGGCGGTGTCGCTGATCCCGTCACTGACCGAGAAGGCCTCGAAAGTGACCATGCTGCAACGTTCGCCGACCTACATGTTCTCGGCGTCCAGATACAGCTGGTTCGCGGACCTGTTACGGAAAGCGTTGCCGCGCAAGGCGGCTCACCAGATCATCCGGATGCGCAACGCACTGCTGGAGGGGGCGATCTGGTTCTTGTCCCGCAAAACGCCGGGCTTCATGAAGTGGTGGATCCGCCAGATCGCGATCAAAAACCTGCCCGAGGGCTACGACGTCGACACCCATTTCAAGCCGCGGTACAACCCGTGGGACCAGCGGTTGTGCCTGATCCCGGACGCCGACCTCTACGTCGCGATCAGCGAAGGACGCGCCGAAGTGGTCACCGATCACATCGACCACTTCGACACCACCGGTATCGTGCTGAAATCCGGTGCGCATCTGGACGCCGACATCATCGTCACCGCCACTGGCCTGCAGTTGCAGGCGCTGGGCGGAGTGACGCTGTCGCTGGACGGGGCGGAGATCAAGCCACAGGACCGCTTCGTCTACAAGGCGCACATGCTCGAAGACGTGCCCAACCTGTTCTGGTGCGTGGGCTACACCAACGCCTCCTGGACGCTGCGCGCCGACATGACCGCCCGCGCGACTGCGAAACTCTTGGCGTACATGAACTCTCGCGGCTACACCCACGCCTACCCGCACCGCGGCGACGAGCCGATGCCGGAAAAACCGTCCTGGGACATCCAGGCCGGCTACGTGCTGCGCGCGCTGCACGCGCTGCCCAAGTCCGGCACCAAGCGGCCGTGGAACGTGCGCCAGAACTACTTCGCCGACGCCATCGACTACCGGTTCGACCGGATCGAGGAGGCTATGGTGTTCGGGCGCGCCCCGCAGCCGGCCACGGCAGCATCGTAAACTGCGAAAACACGTGGCGGCGTTCACAAATGGTTGGCGAAGCCGCGATCCCGGAGCATTATGAAGGAATGCTAAGCACGCGGAATTTCGTCAGATCGGTGGTCGTAGCGGGGGCTGCCGCGGCGGCAATTGGCGCCGTGCCGACGGCCGTGGTGATCGCACACGCCCCGTTCACGCCGGCCCACCAGGTCGTCGTCGCCGACCCCAACGGCACCCAAGGCAGCGGCGGGCCCGACGGGCAAGGCGGGGGCGGAGGCTGCGGCAGCGGTCCCGGGTGGAACGGCTGCGGTAGCTGGAACCCCTTCCAAGGCGCCTTCGTCAGCGCCTGCGCCAACGGGGCTTGCGGAGGCTGGGACGGCACTCGGGGCTGGGGTCACTTCTAACCACGGCTCGCGACGTTCAGTTCGCCAACTGCCGGTGAACATCGGGCGTCGGCAATACGCTGATCGCCATGGCAGCTGCTAAGCGCGAACCGAAAGTCGTCGTCTTGGGCGGCGGGTCCTGGGGAACCACAGTCGCCTCGATCTGCGCGCGGCGCGGGCCGACGCTGCAGTGGGTGCGCTCGGCGGAAGTCGCCAAGGACATCAACGAGAACCACCGCAACACCCGCTACCTCGGCGACGAGGTCGTGCTGAGCGAGTCGCTGCGGGCCACCACCGACTTTTCCGAGGCCGCCAACACCGCCGACGTCATCGTCATGGGGGTTCCGTCCCACGGCTTTCGCGACGTGCTCACCGAGCTGGCCGCCGAGCTGCGGCCCTGGGTTCCGGTGGTGTCGCTGGTCAAGGGCCTCGAGCAGGGCACCAACATGCGGATGTCGCAAATCGTCGACGAGGTGCTGCCCGGCCACCCGGCCGGCATCCTGGCCGCCCCAACATCGCCCGCGAGGTCGCCGAGGGCTACGCGGCCGCGGCGGTGCTGGCCATGCCCGACCAGCACCTCGCCGCGCGGCTCGCAGAGCTGTTCCGCACCAGGCGGTTTCGCGTGTACACCACCGACGACGTGATCGGCGTGGAGATGGCCGGCGCGTTGAAGAACGTCTACGCGATCGCCGTCGGCATGGGCTATTCGCTGGGCATCGGCGAGAACACCCGTGCGGCAGTGATGGCCCGCGCGGTGCGCGAGATGGCCAAGCTGGGCGAGGCCATGGGCGGGCAGCGCGACACCTTCGCCGGGCTGGCAGGCATGGGCGATCTCATCGTGACCTGCACCAGCCCGCGCAGCCGCAACCGCCACGTCGGCGAGCAGCTCGGCGCGGGCAAGCCGATCGACGAGATCATCGGATCGATGAACCAGGTCGCCGAGGGCGTCAAAGCCGCCAGCGTCGTGATGGAGTTCGCCGACAAGTACGGGTTGAGCATGCCGATAGCCCGCGAAGTCGACGCGGTGATCAACCACGGATCCACCGTCGAGCAGGCCTACCGCGGGCTGATGGCCGAAAAACCCGGGCATGAGATCCACGGCCCGGGGTTCTAAGCACCGGTCGAGGCACCCGGTCATGCGCGGACCGTGGCATTGCCGCATCGGTCGCGGGTCAGGCGGTTCCGTGCCGCAGGGTTTCGACAAGCGGTGCTTGTGTGTATGCGTTTTCTATGTGTTGCTTTGGTGCGGTTGCTGCGTCGATGAACCGACAAATAAGCTGGCGCAGAGCAATTGGGGCACCTGCTACAGGCGACCAGGCTCACAGTATCTGTAATAGATTGTGCGCTAAAAGTTTTACTTCACCGC
This Mycobacterium xenopi DNA region includes the following protein-coding sequences:
- a CDS encoding Mut7-C RNAse domain-containing protein — translated: MAGYVEVRAYAELNDFLDPQSRGLTLRRPFRSHQTVKDVLEAMGIPHTEVDLILVNGEPVDFAHRPQTGDRIAAYPVFEALDIGSTTRLRPEPLRDPRFVVDVNLGGLARLLRVLGFDVWFSGDADDDTLADISLAQQRILLTRDRALLKRRAITHGLFVRAHDPEEQTLEVLRRLDLRERLAPLTRCVRCNGALAPVTKDEVIDQLEPLTRRYYDEFSRCADCGQIYWAGSHYAKLLGRVERLRDQL
- the galT gene encoding galactose-1-phosphate uridylyltransferase; its protein translation is MIIAALRQDRTYKPPPDQCPLCPGPTGLTSEVPALDYDVVVFENRFPSLSGAGGPAPRAPDGFVPLPGHGRCEVICFSSDHTGSFAALDVAHARLVVEAWRHRTAELMARPEVEQVFCFENRGEEIGVTLTHPHGQIYGYPFLTPRTATMLQQADQHRKQHGSNLFDDLLAREVADGGRVVARTELFTAFVPFAARWPVEVHIYPNRFAHNLIELDAAELDEFTQLYLDVLRRFDRMYSAPLPYMSALHQFSDTDAQREGYFHVELMSIRRSATALKYLAASESAMDAFISDVTPEDVAARLRELA
- a CDS encoding universal stress protein, producing the protein MSSYQTVVVGTDGSPTSLRAVERAAQIAAESNAKLIITTGYFPQEEDPRAADILKDEAYLVRGNAPIYAILRDARSRAKLAGAKTIEERSIEDAPVDALVDVAAEANADLLVVGNVGLDARSAILGRLFSVPGSVSRRAKSDVLIVHTTG
- a CDS encoding YajQ family cyclic di-GMP-binding protein, whose amino-acid sequence is MADSSFDVVSKVDRQEVDNALNQAAKELATRFDFRGTDTKIAWKGDNTVELTSSTEERVKAAVDVFKEKLIRRDISMKAFEAGEPTQSGKTYKVTGTIKQGISSENAKKITKLIRDEGPKNVKTQIQGDEVRVSSKKKDDLQAVIAMLKKADLDVALQFVNYR
- a CDS encoding flavin-containing monooxygenase, with the protein product MTVTPQQAADSVGAPQDAGYFDVVIIGAGISGLGAAYRISERNPGIRYVILERRAQIGGTWDLFRYPGVRSDSSIFTLSFPYEPWTRKEGVADGVHIREYLAATARKYGIDRHIRFNSYVRAADWDSTTDTWTITAEQDGTPATYRARFVFFGSGYYNYDEGYTPEFPGIEQFSGTVVHPQHWPEDLDYTGKKMVVIGSGATAVSLIPSLTEKASKVTMLQRSPTYMFSASRYSWFADLLRKALPRKAAHQIIRMRNALLEGAIWFLSRKTPGFMKWWIRQIAIKNLPEGYDVDTHFKPRYNPWDQRLCLIPDADLYVAISEGRAEVVTDHIDHFDTTGIVLKSGAHLDADIIVTATGLQLQALGGVTLSLDGAEIKPQDRFVYKAHMLEDVPNLFWCVGYTNASWTLRADMTARATAKLLAYMNSRGYTHAYPHRGDEPMPEKPSWDIQAGYVLRALHALPKSGTKRPWNVRQNYFADAIDYRFDRIEEAMVFGRAPQPATAAS